TGCGTACTCTTTGTGCAGAGTTGCAGAAAGGGGTGCCACAGCAGGATTTAGTCATGACAAAGATGGTATTATTAAAGAAAAGCTCCACCGTCGTCTTCACGTTGCACTGCTCGGCCTTCGCACAGCCCAGCATCTTTATATCCAGAGCATCAGCTGAGGAGAAGAGGTAAAATGCAGTCGGCTTAATCGATATATGACTTACACTTTATGAATATAACTTCTACATCTTTCCTCAAGCTTTTAGATGAGTAGATACAGATCTGTTCAACACACCTGCCTTCCCTCGGCCCGTGTAGCAGAGCTCCCCGTGGCTGCAGTTGGTTTCTGTCGTGTAGCAGGCGTCCCAGAAGCCCAGGTCACAGCGGAAACACTCCAGGTACTCTTCCTCTTGTTCTTGCCCCTCCAACTCCATCAcctgctcctcttcctcacctGAACACAATGAGTTGCAATGATGACGTtgatatttcttctttttttttttccatttccagTAATTCTAGAGGcagaaaaattaatttttttactgATGACAGCTGATAAATGTGAAAGTGATCTGAATacacagggttcctacacagtctaaaatgtctgaaaaaataGAGATTTTATTTGAACCATTTTCCATGACTGGATAAGGATAGAAAAATTACTTCCTACACTTTCTCATCTACTGTTtttctaaaatacaaaaatctatTAATACTTAACAAATGCATTAGTTTTTACACACTTTACCCATcagtattttgggttttaactTACTGACTGAATGCACACTTATTCAAAACATTTGGCAGTTTTACTACTTTTTGGACTTTAGACAACTTCAAATTCAGGTTGAACTGGAGCAGTGGTTCTCAAATGTGCTTGAAAGAATCTGCCTTTTTGTCAGGATATTATTGTGTTTATCAGACAGGTTTTTTGgcaatagtggcctttattgtacagtaatcagacaggaaaGATGGTGGACAGAGacagggaagacatgcagcaaacagCCCGAGACTGAGAACCGAACTCAGGAGAACCGCGTCGAGGACTACAGTGTCTACACATGGTGCACCTGATCTACCAGCCTCGTGCCACAATGTGTTGAACTTTAAGAGGAAAAATATGTAGGGAAAGGTTCTAGCAGGAAGGCCTCATTCAAATAagggtttttccttttttaagcaGCACTTAGTCAAACCTGTGGAATAAATAAGACTGAGAGACTAAACAGATAACTACTTAAACTCCTGCACTATAGCTCCAAGTTGATAGCATGGTTATAAACAGAACAGATAATAGAAaagatttacatttatttacccGATGCAACAGCATGCTTGTCACCTTAGTGAGGAGCTGCTGGAAGTGTTGCAGAGTTATAAGAGGACATAAAACCAAACTGGTCCATATTGCAACACATTCTGTTTAGCACTTAGACAtctcagaaatgttttgtttatccTGCAGCAGTCTGGAACATGTTTCTTTAAGTGAATGCATTGCCTTAGTTGGTCAAGAGACTAATGGAATAAATAGATGGCATAAATAGAAAGTTCTTTTGTTAAATACTATGCAGAGTACAAACAAGTTCTACCCCAATTATTACTTATATGATGTGCTCAGTTTACAATGTTTAAAGCgccttttattcaataaaacaaCTTTGTGCTAATTGTCTCTGTTTGCTACCTTTAGGAATGTTAGTGGAAAGCACATTAGTACAAAGGTAGTTTTAGATTGAGCTAATCGCCTTCTGAGGCCCATCAGATGTGTGAGCTGTGCTGCGTTTCAGAGAGACTCAATCCTTATCTGCTCTGAT
This genomic stretch from Girardinichthys multiradiatus isolate DD_20200921_A chromosome 3, DD_fGirMul_XY1, whole genome shotgun sequence harbors:
- the LOC124865755 gene encoding sperm acrosome membrane-associated protein 4-like, translated to MKGLIICVFAIVMLTPAQGEEEEQVMELEGQEQEEEYLECFRCDLGFWDACYTTETNCSHGELCYTGRGKAADALDIKMLGCAKAEQCNVKTTVELFFNNTIFVMTKSCCGTPFCNSAQRVRTCTLFHLTLAALTTFHITKALVR